One Alkaliphilus sp. B6464 genomic window carries:
- the aroF gene encoding 3-deoxy-7-phosphoheptulonate synthase, whose protein sequence is MKLKLVGKNNNEKTKVIVVKSVKIGEENPVIIAGPCSVESKDQIQKAAYTVKELGGHILRGGAFKPRTSPYSFQGLGEEGLRLLKEAGDAHGLPVVSEVMDTRDVDMVCKYVDILQIGSRNMQNFSLLKEVGRTNKPILLKRGMTATIEDWLMAAEYVAYEGNSNIILCERGVRTFETYTRNTLDITAVPIIKNLSNLPIIVDPSHGTGRKELILPMSKASLAAGADGIMLEIHPNPCEALSDGEQSLDFYEFNALMKEIK, encoded by the coding sequence ATGAAATTAAAATTAGTAGGAAAAAATAATAATGAGAAAACTAAAGTTATTGTAGTAAAAAGCGTAAAAATAGGTGAAGAAAACCCTGTAATAATAGCAGGGCCATGTTCTGTTGAAAGTAAAGATCAAATTCAAAAGGCGGCATATACTGTAAAGGAGCTGGGAGGACATATTTTAAGAGGAGGAGCTTTTAAGCCTAGAACTTCACCATACTCATTTCAAGGGCTTGGCGAAGAGGGACTAAGGCTCTTAAAAGAAGCAGGAGATGCACATGGATTACCTGTAGTTTCTGAAGTAATGGATACGCGAGATGTAGATATGGTTTGCAAATACGTTGATATATTACAAATAGGATCAAGAAATATGCAAAACTTTAGTTTGTTAAAAGAAGTAGGAAGGACTAACAAACCTATTTTACTAAAGCGTGGTATGACTGCTACTATAGAAGATTGGCTAATGGCTGCGGAATATGTAGCATATGAAGGTAATTCAAACATTATATTGTGTGAGCGTGGGGTTAGAACTTTCGAAACATATACTAGAAATACATTGGATATTACAGCTGTTCCTATAATAAAGAATTTATCTAATCTTCCTATTATAGTAGACCCGAGCCATGGAACAGGTAGGAAAGAGCTTATATTACCTATGTCAAAGGCTTCTTTGGCAGCTGGAGCTGATGGAATTATGCTAGAAATCCATCCAAATCCATGCGAAGCTTTGTCAGATGGTGAACAGTCTTTAGATTTTTATGAGTTTAATGCTTTAATGAAAGAAATAAAATAA
- the dapF gene encoding diaminopimelate epimerase: MENRGIVFKKMHGAGNDFIVIKYEDFPFEERFKELAQKTCHRHFGIGADGLLVVNKSNIADFKMQYYNSDGSLAAMCGNGIRCFAKFVYDEGLINKSLFTVETLSGVKKVSLNTDGDKTKSVKVNMGEVIFESSKIPVTSDKSSFINETIMVNGRNFTVTTVLMGVPHTVIFTDTLNLEEIKTYGPLIEKHDIYPANTNVSFARIRDEGNIEVRTWERGAGYTLACGTGVSSVVGVAYRLGLVDNKVNINTEGGNIKIEVMEDESVFMDGPAQNICSGVYFI; this comes from the coding sequence ATGGAGAATAGGGGTATTGTTTTTAAAAAAATGCATGGCGCAGGAAATGATTTTATTGTAATCAAATATGAAGATTTCCCCTTTGAAGAAAGATTTAAAGAGTTAGCTCAAAAAACTTGCCATAGACATTTTGGGATAGGAGCGGATGGACTTCTAGTAGTTAATAAGTCTAATATTGCAGATTTTAAAATGCAATATTATAATAGTGATGGTTCTTTAGCAGCTATGTGCGGAAATGGTATTAGATGCTTTGCTAAGTTTGTATATGATGAAGGCTTAATAAATAAATCACTATTTACAGTCGAAACCTTATCCGGTGTAAAAAAAGTTAGTCTTAATACTGATGGCGATAAGACTAAAAGTGTAAAAGTTAATATGGGAGAGGTGATTTTCGAGTCAAGTAAAATTCCAGTTACTTCTGACAAGTCTAGTTTTATTAATGAAACAATTATGGTAAATGGCAGAAATTTTACGGTTACTACAGTTTTGATGGGTGTACCCCATACTGTTATTTTTACGGATACCTTAAATTTAGAAGAGATTAAAACCTATGGTCCCTTAATTGAAAAACATGATATATATCCTGCAAATACAAATGTAAGCTTCGCTAGAATAAGAGACGAGGGCAATATAGAAGTAAGAACCTGGGAGCGAGGAGCAGGATACACGCTAGCTTGTGGAACTGGTGTAAGTAGTGTTGTTGGGGTAGCTTATAGATTAGGTCTTGTAGATAATAAGGTAAATATAAATACCGAAGGTGGTAATATTAAAATTGAAGTTATGGAAGATGAAAGTGTATTTATGGATGGGCCTGCCCAAAATATTTGTTCTGGAGTATACTTCATTTAG
- a CDS encoding RluA family pseudouridine synthase: MEQEKLIVAEEDVDNRLDVYLADQYEELSRSHIQKLIKEELVKVNGKLEKSKYIVKTGDEIEIELPMVQEILIESENIPIRIVYEDDDVLVVDKQQGMVVHPAPGNYSGTLVNALLHHCGNNLSNINGVMRPGIVHRIDKDTSGLLVVAKNNHSHEILAKQFKEHTNTRKYHAIVVGNIKEEEATVDAPIGRHPVDRLKRTVISDGKHAVTHFKVLERFRNFTYIEARLETGRTHQIRVHLSYIGNPLLGDPMYGAKTSKFNLKGQVLHAKTLGFIHPVRREYMEFTSELPEYFNKLLRIFNNSYSIEQ; this comes from the coding sequence TTGGAGCAGGAAAAATTAATAGTAGCAGAAGAAGATGTGGATAATCGATTAGATGTTTATTTAGCGGATCAGTACGAAGAATTAAGTCGTAGTCATATACAAAAACTTATAAAAGAAGAACTTGTTAAGGTTAATGGAAAACTAGAAAAATCAAAGTATATAGTCAAAACTGGGGATGAAATAGAGATAGAGCTTCCAATGGTGCAAGAGATATTAATAGAATCAGAAAATATTCCTATCCGAATCGTTTATGAGGACGATGATGTACTTGTGGTTGACAAACAACAAGGCATGGTGGTGCATCCAGCACCTGGTAATTATTCGGGTACTTTAGTTAATGCGCTTTTGCACCACTGTGGAAATAATCTTTCAAATATTAACGGAGTAATGCGCCCGGGAATTGTTCATCGTATAGATAAGGATACTTCTGGACTATTGGTAGTGGCTAAAAATAATCATTCTCACGAAATATTGGCAAAGCAGTTTAAAGAGCACACCAATACTAGAAAATATCATGCCATTGTTGTAGGAAATATAAAAGAAGAAGAAGCTACTGTAGATGCTCCTATTGGTCGTCATCCTGTAGATAGACTAAAAAGAACTGTTATTAGTGATGGTAAACATGCTGTCACTCATTTTAAAGTACTAGAACGATTCAGAAATTTTACATATATAGAGGCTAGATTAGAAACGGGTAGAACTCATCAAATTAGAGTTCATCTATCTTATATTGGAAATCCTTTATTAGGCGATCCTATGTACGGAGCTAAAACCTCGAAATTTAATCTAAAAGGTCAGGTTCTTCATGCAAAAACCTTAGGCTTTATTCATCCTGTTAGGAGAGAGTATATGGAATTTACATCGGAGTTACCAGAATACTTTAATAAGCTATTAAGAATATTTAATAATAGCTATTCTATAGAACAATAA
- a CDS encoding DivIVA domain-containing protein, with protein MITPLEIQNKEFKRGIRGYKEDEVDEFLDQIMIDYEKLYKENIELKDKLEAANHQMDQYKGIEETLKNTLIVAQNAAEDVRANAHKKSELIIQEAESKAKEVIAKAHIEVEDIRNEFESTKKQMQIFKTRFRTLLQSQLDSLIESSDELVEENQDSQTA; from the coding sequence ATGATAACGCCTTTAGAAATACAAAATAAAGAATTTAAAAGAGGAATTAGAGGCTATAAAGAAGACGAAGTTGACGAATTTTTAGATCAAATTATGATTGATTACGAAAAGCTTTACAAGGAAAATATAGAGCTAAAGGATAAGCTAGAAGCCGCGAATCATCAAATGGATCAATATAAAGGAATAGAAGAAACATTGAAAAATACATTGATAGTAGCTCAAAATGCAGCAGAAGATGTTAGGGCTAATGCTCACAAAAAATCAGAGCTTATTATCCAAGAAGCTGAGTCAAAAGCTAAAGAGGTTATAGCCAAGGCTCATATAGAAGTAGAAGACATTAGAAATGAATTTGAAAGTACAAAAAAGCAAATGCAAATTTTTAAAACAAGGTTTAGAACATTATTGCAATCTCAATTAGATTCTCTTATTGAATCTTCTGACGAGTTAGTTGAGGAAAATCAAGATAGTCAAACAGCTTGA
- a CDS encoding YggT family protein, whose translation MFEPQVIAMALYYLVRLINILILIRIILPWISPNPSNPIVQFIYGVTEPILAPARSIINSVFGYTGFLDFSPLLAMLIIQVVYILILRML comes from the coding sequence TTGTTTGAACCACAAGTAATAGCAATGGCTTTATACTATTTAGTTAGGCTTATCAATATTTTAATTTTAATTAGAATTATTTTACCATGGATAAGTCCCAACCCATCAAACCCTATTGTGCAATTTATATATGGTGTAACGGAGCCGATTTTAGCACCAGCTCGTAGTATCATTAATAGTGTATTTGGATATACTGGATTTTTAGATTTTTCTCCTCTATTAGCAATGTTGATAATTCAAGTAGTATATATTCTAATTTTAAGAATGTTATAA
- a CDS encoding cell division protein SepF produces the protein MSAKIIDKVKVFMGFDVFEEEEIEDEIIEEEEELIPVVNNKRNKVVNIHTTTQMKVVLYEPTNFEEAPSIVDNLKNRKPVIINLENIEPDLAKKFFDFLNGALYALDGNIQKVSSGIFLLAPNNVDISGNIKEELKNKGVFPWQK, from the coding sequence ATGTCAGCAAAGATAATAGATAAAGTTAAGGTATTTATGGGGTTTGATGTTTTTGAGGAAGAAGAAATAGAAGATGAAATAATAGAAGAGGAAGAAGAATTAATTCCGGTTGTAAATAATAAGAGAAACAAAGTTGTTAATATACATACTACTACTCAAATGAAGGTTGTACTCTATGAACCAACTAATTTTGAAGAAGCGCCAAGTATTGTTGATAATTTGAAAAATAGAAAACCAGTAATTATTAATTTAGAAAATATTGAACCTGATTTGGCCAAAAAGTTTTTTGACTTTTTAAATGGAGCTCTATATGCGCTAGATGGAAATATTCAGAAAGTTTCTTCGGGAATTTTTCTATTAGCACCAAATAATGTAGATATTTCTGGCAATATTAAAGAAGAGTTAAAAAATAAAGGTGTATTTCCTTGGCAAAAATAA
- the pyrR gene encoding bifunctional pyr operon transcriptional regulator/uracil phosphoribosyltransferase PyrR, whose product MKRQVQLLDEKAINRAITRIAHEILEKNKGAKDVVLVGIKTRGVPLANRLAEKIKMIEGGEVSVGILDITLYRDDLTKEQMDPIIHGSNIEADINNKIVILVDDVLYTGRTTRAALDALVDIGRPMIIQLAVLIDRGHRELPIRADYVGKNVPTSKDEIIKVQLEEIDGDNIVIIGGE is encoded by the coding sequence ATGAAAAGGCAAGTTCAACTTTTGGACGAAAAGGCGATTAACCGTGCTATTACTCGGATTGCCCATGAGATTCTTGAGAAAAATAAAGGGGCAAAGGATGTTGTTTTAGTTGGAATAAAAACACGTGGAGTACCATTGGCTAACCGATTGGCAGAAAAAATTAAAATGATTGAAGGCGGAGAAGTATCTGTAGGTATATTAGATATTACATTATACCGTGATGATTTAACAAAGGAACAAATGGATCCTATTATTCATGGATCTAATATTGAAGCAGATATTAATAATAAAATTGTTATTTTAGTGGACGATGTACTTTATACAGGAAGGACAACAAGGGCCGCATTAGATGCATTAGTAGACATAGGTAGACCAATGATAATTCAGCTAGCTGTACTTATAGATAGGGGACATAGGGAGCTTCCAATTAGAGCAGATTATGTTGGTAAAAATGTACCAACCTCAAAGGACGAAATTATAAAAGTACAACTAGAGGAAATAGATGGGGATAATATTGTAATAATTGGAGGCGAATAG
- the lspA gene encoding signal peptidase II, with protein sequence MNYIIVIAVLILDQLSKILALKYLVPVGDIPIINNIFHLTYVENRGAAFGLFQNQKLFFVITTLLVLGFIWFYAHHNRLNKMMIVGLSLVAGGAIGNLIDRVRLGFVVDYFNAVIINFPVFNIADSAVVVGAVLIGIFILKYDR encoded by the coding sequence ATGAACTATATCATTGTTATTGCAGTACTTATATTAGATCAGTTGAGTAAAATATTAGCCTTGAAATACTTAGTGCCAGTTGGAGATATTCCTATTATTAACAATATATTTCATTTAACCTATGTAGAAAATCGCGGTGCTGCCTTTGGACTTTTTCAAAATCAGAAATTATTTTTTGTTATTACTACTCTTTTAGTATTAGGTTTCATATGGTTTTATGCACATCATAATAGGCTAAACAAAATGATGATAGTTGGACTTAGTTTAGTAGCAGGTGGAGCTATTGGAAATTTAATAGATAGGGTTAGATTAGGGTTTGTTGTTGATTACTTTAATGCTGTAATTATAAATTTTCCAGTGTTTAATATAGCTGATTCTGCTGTTGTAGTTGGTGCAGTTTTAATAGGTATTTTTATTTTAAAATATGATAGATAA
- a CDS encoding YlmH family RNA-binding protein: MLDKEKLLEHVQEQTLRDVMLKILDKADGVLKRHDVKSTDFLTPYETKAACDLLNGIQGIRYMVTGGYEEAERKALVLFPDYLDEYTVDTPIVAFEIRSTSQFEHLDHRDYLGAILGMGLKREKIGDIIVHNNTCQVVVNSGLKDYILYNLSKVGNASVKVKELKLDEITPSQIAYKQINGNVASLRLDAVLSLAFKVSRTEAQSLISKERVSINWMQVTKASYEVMEKDIISLKGRGRVIIASIEGKTRSERILIKLHKPI; the protein is encoded by the coding sequence ATGTTAGATAAGGAAAAATTATTAGAGCATGTTCAAGAACAAACACTAAGAGATGTAATGCTTAAGATACTAGATAAAGCTGATGGTGTACTTAAAAGGCATGACGTTAAATCTACAGATTTCTTAACTCCCTATGAAACAAAGGCAGCATGTGACTTACTAAATGGTATTCAAGGTATAAGGTATATGGTAACAGGTGGATATGAGGAAGCTGAAAGAAAGGCACTGGTTCTTTTTCCTGATTATTTAGATGAGTATACAGTAGATACTCCTATAGTTGCATTTGAGATTAGGAGTACATCCCAATTTGAACATTTAGATCATAGGGATTATTTAGGTGCGATTTTAGGTATGGGACTAAAACGTGAAAAAATTGGAGATATTATAGTACATAACAATACATGTCAAGTAGTAGTAAATAGTGGCCTTAAGGATTATATTTTATATAATTTAAGCAAAGTTGGTAATGCTTCTGTAAAAGTAAAAGAGTTAAAATTAGATGAAATCACTCCATCTCAAATAGCGTATAAACAAATTAATGGAAATGTAGCTTCTCTTAGATTAGATGCAGTATTAAGTCTAGCTTTTAAAGTTTCGAGGACAGAAGCTCAAAGCTTAATATCTAAGGAGAGGGTCAGCATTAATTGGATGCAAGTTACAAAGGCTTCCTACGAAGTTATGGAGAAGGATATTATATCTCTTAAAGGAAGAGGCAGAGTAATAATAGCTTCAATAGAAGGAAAAACTAGATCTGAAAGAATTTTAATTAAATTACATAAACCTATTTAA
- a CDS encoding pentapeptide repeat-containing protein, with the protein MKNSKTKKIISPKLPSKLEEIQLQDKNIENEGLVLSGVIKDCLFEDKITEKLTFKEIVFKNVVFKQVIFRQIDCTDVRFENCDLSNVDFREGVFHRVEILNSKILGANFSEVALRNVIFNSCDARYAFFRFLDCKQVGFENCLLQKSDFQNSSFKNIYFKDSNLQQTEMSGTKLEGIDFTSCDIDGIGVRPEDVYGATVSSIQAVSLSRLLGIKIVD; encoded by the coding sequence ATGAAAAATTCAAAGACAAAAAAAATAATATCTCCTAAATTACCAAGTAAACTAGAAGAAATACAGTTGCAGGACAAAAATATTGAGAATGAAGGTCTAGTTTTATCTGGAGTTATAAAGGATTGTTTATTTGAAGATAAAATTACAGAAAAACTTACTTTTAAAGAGATTGTGTTTAAGAATGTAGTGTTTAAACAAGTGATCTTTAGGCAAATAGACTGTACAGATGTTAGGTTTGAAAACTGTGATCTATCAAATGTAGACTTTAGAGAAGGGGTTTTTCATAGAGTAGAGATACTAAATAGTAAGATTCTCGGTGCAAATTTTAGTGAAGTAGCGTTAAGAAATGTTATATTTAATAGTTGTGATGCTCGCTATGCTTTTTTTAGGTTTTTAGATTGTAAGCAAGTAGGTTTTGAAAATTGTCTCTTACAGAAATCAGATTTTCAAAACTCAAGTTTTAAGAATATATATTTCAAGGATTCTAATTTACAACAAACTGAAATGTCTGGTACGAAACTAGAAGGTATAGATTTTACAAGCTGTGACATTGATGGAATAGGAGTTAGGCCTGAAGACGTCTATGGAGCTACAGTGTCGTCTATACAAGCTGTGTCGCTTTCCAGGCTTTTGGGAATAAAGATTGTAGACTAA
- a CDS encoding Rqc2 family fibronectin-binding protein: MALDGFVVAALTHELKSKLCNGRIDKIYQPEADEIILTARSGGKNHKILLSTNSNYPKVHFTNSSKENPATPPNFCMVLRKHLLGGRIIDILQPEFERMIKLVIESHDELNILKSKELIIEMMGKHSNIILVDSETNKIIDSIKRIPFDISRYRQVLPGLEYAMPPSQDKVNPLAIVTKDEFNSIIKSKDQRTSLYKAIYSSFTGVSPLISMEICYRSSIDENIILSNLDEEMINIIYNSFVDTINMTKTNNFNPSIYYDDTTGKYVDFSSINITHLHYYEEQSLESSSEMLENFYLQRDSKERMKQKTHDLRKSVSIKLDRLYNKLSNLNKDLKKAHEAEKYKLYGDLITANIYQVVKGQEEAELTNYYDTDYSTVIISLDKRLTPAQNAQRYFKLYAKAKTALSQVNHQIEKTKDEVNYLEQILISIDQCTHISDIEEIRTELEETGFIKRRISKKGMSSNQNKKSNYLKYMSSEGFEILVGKNNKQNDEITFKVSSKDDLWFHVKDMPGSHVILKQNDKTTGNSSILQAATLAAYYSKGKNSTKVAVDYTERRNVKKQSGAKPGMVIYDNYSTVLVDSDDKSIANILRQNL; the protein is encoded by the coding sequence ATGGCTTTAGACGGATTTGTTGTAGCTGCATTAACACATGAATTAAAATCTAAACTATGTAATGGTAGAATAGATAAGATCTATCAACCAGAAGCAGATGAAATAATTTTAACCGCAAGAAGTGGTGGAAAAAATCATAAAATTTTATTATCTACAAATAGTAACTATCCTAAAGTTCATTTTACAAATTCTAGCAAAGAGAATCCAGCAACTCCTCCTAATTTTTGTATGGTGCTTAGAAAACACTTACTTGGAGGAAGAATTATAGATATACTACAGCCTGAGTTTGAAAGAATGATTAAATTAGTTATAGAATCTCATGATGAGCTTAATATATTAAAATCTAAAGAGCTTATAATAGAGATGATGGGTAAACATAGTAATATAATTTTAGTAGACTCAGAAACTAATAAGATAATAGATAGCATAAAACGTATTCCTTTTGATATCAGTAGATATAGACAGGTATTACCTGGGCTAGAGTACGCTATGCCTCCTTCCCAGGATAAAGTTAATCCTCTAGCAATTGTTACAAAAGATGAATTTAACTCTATTATTAAGAGTAAAGATCAACGTACTTCACTATATAAAGCAATATATAGTAGCTTTACTGGGGTATCCCCACTGATTTCTATGGAAATTTGCTACAGATCATCTATAGATGAAAATATAATATTATCAAATTTAGATGAAGAAATGATAAACATAATTTATAATTCCTTTGTAGATACAATCAATATGACAAAAACAAATAATTTTAATCCATCTATTTACTACGATGATACAACAGGAAAATATGTAGACTTTAGCTCTATTAATATTACCCACCTTCATTATTATGAAGAACAGTCCTTAGAATCATCTAGTGAAATGCTAGAGAATTTTTATCTTCAAAGAGATTCTAAGGAACGAATGAAACAGAAAACACATGATTTACGCAAAAGTGTTTCTATTAAATTAGACCGGTTATATAACAAACTAAGCAACCTAAACAAAGACTTAAAAAAGGCTCATGAGGCGGAAAAGTACAAACTTTATGGAGATTTAATTACAGCTAATATTTATCAAGTGGTAAAAGGGCAAGAGGAAGCAGAACTAACTAATTATTATGATACAGATTATAGTACAGTTATAATTTCATTAGACAAAAGATTAACGCCAGCTCAAAATGCTCAAAGATACTTTAAACTATATGCTAAAGCTAAAACTGCACTTTCTCAGGTCAATCATCAAATAGAGAAAACTAAAGACGAAGTTAATTATTTAGAACAAATTCTTATAAGTATTGATCAATGTACACATATTTCTGATATTGAAGAAATTCGCACAGAACTTGAAGAAACTGGATTTATAAAACGTAGAATTAGTAAAAAAGGCATGAGTTCTAATCAGAATAAAAAATCTAATTATCTTAAATACATGTCTTCTGAAGGATTTGAAATACTTGTTGGTAAAAACAACAAGCAAAATGATGAAATTACCTTTAAAGTATCCTCTAAAGATGATCTTTGGTTCCATGTTAAGGATATGCCTGGTTCCCATGTAATATTAAAACAAAATGATAAAACTACAGGAAATTCATCTATATTACAAGCAGCAACACTAGCAGCTTACTATAGTAAAGGTAAAAACTCTACTAAGGTTGCAGTGGATTATACCGAAAGAAGAAATGTAAAAAAACAAAGTGGAGCTAAGCCAGGAATGGTAATTTATGATAATTATTCAACTGTATTAGTTGATAGTGACGACAAATCTATTGCAAATATTTTAAGACAAAATTTATAA
- a CDS encoding TraR/DksA C4-type zinc finger protein, producing MDKNKLEYFKKRLLEEKKTTMNTLKMMEEHHPTDASIREYTSELSAYDNHPADLGTEMFMVSMQANLENHERYRITEIDRALEKIENGTYGSCQLCSNDVPQERLEVMPEANICMECAKGKLEAHRLSTDRPVEEEVISPSFRTSYKDYDDYTGFDGEDAYQAVAKFNDIKNDPSFATGDHLGIFDDYNIGTVQEIENISEDYYKSQLPYTGDGMMDAREQMDKENS from the coding sequence TTGGATAAAAATAAATTAGAATACTTTAAAAAAAGATTATTAGAAGAAAAAAAGACTACAATGAATACACTTAAAATGATGGAAGAACATCATCCAACAGATGCTTCCATCAGGGAATACACATCAGAACTTTCAGCCTATGATAATCATCCTGCAGATTTAGGTACAGAGATGTTCATGGTATCTATGCAGGCTAATCTAGAAAATCACGAACGGTATAGGATTACAGAAATAGATAGAGCTCTTGAAAAGATAGAGAATGGTACCTATGGTAGCTGTCAGCTTTGTAGCAATGATGTTCCGCAAGAAAGGCTAGAGGTTATGCCAGAAGCCAATATTTGTATGGAATGTGCAAAAGGAAAGCTAGAGGCACATAGATTAAGTACCGACAGACCAGTAGAGGAAGAAGTAATATCTCCTTCTTTTAGAACAAGCTATAAAGATTATGACGATTATACTGGATTTGACGGAGAAGATGCATATCAAGCTGTAGCCAAATTTAATGATATAAAGAATGACCCATCCTTTGCTACAGGAGATCATCTAGGTATATTTGATGATTATAATATTGGAACTGTTCAGGAAATAGAAAATATATCAGAGGATTATTATAAATCTCAACTCCCATATACTGGTGACGGAATGATGGATGCGAGGGAACAAATGGACAAGGAAAATAGTTGA
- a CDS encoding DUF5665 domain-containing protein, whose protein sequence is MSQNKQNHASEIANEITNMGQIERLSRKMDNMRVAEYVEMISNPRRIIFMNFVAGLARGLGMGIGFTVLAGIVIYLLRSWVNLPYIGKIVADLLNIIDGYR, encoded by the coding sequence ATGTCTCAAAACAAACAAAACCATGCTAGTGAAATAGCTAATGAAATAACTAATATGGGTCAAATAGAAAGATTATCAAGAAAGATGGATAATATGAGAGTGGCAGAGTATGTAGAAATGATATCTAACCCTAGAAGGATCATTTTTATGAACTTTGTTGCAGGGTTAGCTAGAGGATTAGGAATGGGTATTGGTTTTACAGTTTTGGCTGGTATCGTAATATACTTATTGCGGAGCTGGGTTAATCTCCCTTATATTGGTAAAATAGTTGCTGATCTTTTAAATATTATAGATGGCTACAGATAG
- a CDS encoding 5'-methylthioadenosine/adenosylhomocysteine nucleosidase yields MGRIGIIGAMDEEVDVLKSEMEVKEVRSIANMNFYIGNLEKKEIVLVRCGIGKVNAAICTQVLISELDANVIINTGVAGAISNDLDVLDIVVSTDVQQHDFDVTGFGHKLGEIPRMEKSIFPADENLINKALIASKEVLKENKTVSGRIVSGDIFVSDSKLKESLLENFGAHCTEMEGAAIGHTCYVNNMPFVIIRAMSDKADGSAHSNFNEFVEQAADHSKDIVKIMLKQM; encoded by the coding sequence ATGGGTAGAATAGGTATAATAGGTGCAATGGATGAGGAAGTGGATGTTTTAAAGAGTGAAATGGAAGTAAAAGAAGTAAGATCAATAGCAAATATGAATTTTTACATAGGAAATCTTGAGAAAAAAGAAATAGTTCTTGTTAGATGTGGTATAGGTAAGGTGAATGCGGCTATATGTACACAAGTTTTAATTAGTGAGCTAGATGCAAATGTAATTATAAACACTGGAGTAGCTGGTGCTATAAGTAATGATTTAGATGTACTAGATATCGTTGTTTCTACAGACGTACAGCAACATGACTTTGATGTAACTGGGTTTGGACATAAATTAGGTGAAATTCCTAGAATGGAAAAGTCTATTTTCCCTGCAGATGAAAACTTGATAAATAAGGCTTTGATTGCTTCTAAGGAAGTGCTAAAGGAAAATAAGACAGTGAGTGGTAGAATTGTTTCAGGTGATATATTTGTTAGTGATTCTAAATTAAAAGAAAGTCTATTAGAAAATTTTGGTGCCCACTGTACAGAAATGGAAGGTGCGGCAATAGGTCATACATGCTATGTTAATAATATGCCTTTTGTTATTATTAGGGCTATGTCGGACAAGGCAGATGGATCAGCTCATAGTAATTTTAATGAATTTGTAGAGCAGGCAGCAGATCATTCTAAGGATATTGTAAAAATAATGTTAAAACAGATGTAA